In Aquila chrysaetos chrysaetos chromosome 2, bAquChr1.4, whole genome shotgun sequence, the following are encoded in one genomic region:
- the TECPR2 gene encoding tectonin beta-propeller repeat-containing protein 2 isoform X3, with translation MPVLAMASVASPVIFKEFCPLYYLLNAIPTKIQKGFRSIVVYLTALDTNGDYIAVGSSIGMLYLYCRHLNQMKKYNFEGKCESITFVKLLSCFDDLVALGTASGRVAVFQLVSSLPGRNKQLRRFDVAGIHKSSITALAWSPNGMKLFSGDDKGKIVYSALDLDQGICNSSLVLEEPSSIVQLEYNQKVLLVSTLQRTLLFYTEEKSVKQVGTQPRKNTGKFGACFIPGLCKQSDLTLFAARPGLRLWKSDVHGTVQATFILKDVFAGGIKTFELYPRLEPPDRGSYSSPEKHLGLVSCFFREGWVLTWNEYSIYLLDTVNQALIGGLEGYGDIVSVSCTNNEIFLLKGDRDIIRISSRPEGLSSIVKDDLETPTLSEKSSDRVGDLNNETRKRGCSVVSESRSRSSSVNSVDSGSSFMICADQLSEAQREGQLSSQRFSTISSEDFDQELIVKPIKVKKKKKKKQESGTRKNHSSLEGTPIYERQLSGDSPHSLNADSFSMTSSLMSGSIDHLSTGSPESIFSVESHTVLQEDNGLETFSVLQSPESATVLINEENGDTVDLQKLPNSDSGMGTSTIIDTLTSVSPLILTEDLTSSVDGEYDGSVVSASNECCLGKLSQEEEPDFPTLCEIDENLDKMKLLDTEKSFEEPDLTDQEFLECDSVLGVQTSLTPKESDETGREDQQQLSLIHSALSDPSVLHFDISNDVYSDNTSISGWNFESAIKAKSSTSTAEWVADARESKTEKSASSDEEDIYGHSLPYSSSETSMPEVGAGPGSQDVAKISLDEMVLLKSDQFAESWMGYSGPGYGILSLVVSEKYIWCLDYRGSLYCSALPAAGLRWQKFEDGVQQVAVSPSGALLWKIEQKTNKAFACGKVTIKGKRHWYEALPQAVFVALSDDTAWIIRTNGDLYLQTGLSVDRPCARAVKVDCPYPLSQVTSRNNVVWALSEQRALLYREGVRSFCPEGEQWKSDIVSEMQALEPVCITLGDQQTLWALDIHGNLWFRTGIVSKKPQGDDNHWWQVSITDYVVFDQCSLFQTIIQATHTVATAAQAPVEKVADKLRMAFWSQQLQCQPSLLGVNGSGVWISSGKNEFHVAKGNLIGTYWNNIVPRGTASATKWIFVLASTASSKEGSFLWLCQSNKDLFCVSDQNPQFRPSTVQLPPEAEMVHYSACQDAIWGLDSLGQIFIRTLSSSCPTGMHWTKLDLSQLGAVKLISLTCGNQHVWACDTSGGIYFRVGTQPLNPSLMLPAWIMIEPPIQPVGINLVSIHSSPNDQMLWAIDSKWNVHVRVGITDEMPVGTDWEHVPGLQACQLAISTRTVWARCPNGDVARRYGITDKNPAGDYWKKIPGNVSRLTVTPLDELWAISASGSLLQRLTKTFSHSHSLQKNNDNSVLLHPDDFEDEWEVI, from the exons ATGCCAGTGCTTGCTATGGCATCTGTGGCTTCACCGGTTATATTTAAGGAGTTTTGTCCATTATATTATCTTCTCAATGCCATTCCTACAAAGATCCAAAAAGGCTTTCGCTCTATTGTGGTATACCTCACAGCACTTGATACCAATGGAGACTACATTGCTGTGGGGAGCAGCATTGGAATGCTTTATCTCTACTGCAGACATTTAAACcagatgaaaaaatacaattttgag GGAAAGTGTGAATCTATTActtttgtaaagctgttgagtTGTTTCGATGATCTAGTTGCTCTTGGTACAGCCTCAGGTCGGGTTGCAGTTTTTCAGCTTGTGTCTTCATTACctggaagaaacaaacag CTTCGGAGATTTGACGTTGCTGGTATCCACAAAAGTAGCATTACAGCTTTAGCTTGGAGTCCCAATGGAATGAAATTATTCTCTGGAGATGACAAAGGGAAGATTGTTTACTCTGCCCTAGACCTAGACCAG GGTATTTGCAACTCCAGCCTTGTATTGGAAGAGCCATCTTCAATTGTCCAGTTGGAATACAACCAGAAGGTGCTGCTTGTCTCTACTTTACAACGGACTCTACTTTTTtacacagaagagaaatctgTCAAGCAAGTTGGAACACAGCCCAGAAAAAA cACTGGCAAATTTGGAGCATGTTTTATACCTGGCCTATGTAAACAGAGTGACCTGACACTATTTGCTGCCAGACCTGGGCTTCGTCTCTGGAAGTCTGATGTTCATGGAACTGTTCAGGCCACGTTCATATTGAAAGATGTATTTGCTGGAGGAATAAAAACTTTTGAACTGTATCCTCGTTTGGAACCACCTGACAGAGGAAGTTACAGCTCCCCAGAGAAGCACCTTGGGCTTGTTTCGTGCTTTTTCCGAGAAGGATGGGTGCTGACCTGGAATGAATACAGCATCTACTTACTAGACACTGTGAACCAG GCTTTGATTGGTGGCTTGGAAGGATATGGTGATATCGTGTCTGTATCCTGTACCAAcaatgagatttttctcttaaaggGAGATAGAGACATAATAAGAATTTCAAGCAGACCTGAAGGACTGTCATCAATAG TGAAAGATGATCTGGAAACTCCAACGCTATCGGAGAAAAGTTCTGATAGAGTGGGAGACTTGAacaatgaaacaagaaaaaggggCTGCTCTGTAGTAAGTGAATCAAGAAGCAGGAGCAGTTCAGTAAATTCTGTGGACAGTGGCTCTAGCTTTATGATATGTGCAGACCAACTTTCAGAAGCTCAGAGAGAAGGTCAACTTTCTTCCCAACGGTTCAGCACAATCAGCTCTGAAGATTTTGATCAAGAACTCATTGTAAAGCCaattaaagtgaaaaagaaaaaaaagaagaaacaag AAAGTGGGACCAGGAAAAACCACAGCTCTCTGGAAGGTACACCAATTTATGAGCGTCAGCTTTCGGGTGATAGTCCACATTCATTGAATGCAGACTCATTTTCCATGACTTCCAGCCTAATGAGTGGCAGCATTGATCATTTGAGTACTGGATCTCCAGAAAGCATCTTCAGTGTGGAGTCCCATACCGTCTTGCAGGAAGATAATGGTTTGGAAACTTTCAGTGTCCTACAGTCTCCTGAGTCTGCGACTGTActaattaatgaagaaaatggagataCGGTTGATTTACAGAAACTTCCAAACAGTGACAGTGGCATGGGTACTTCAACTATTATAGATACTTTGACATCTGTCTCTCCTCTAATCCTCACAGAAGACTTGACAAGCAGTGTTGATGGTGAATATGATGGTAGTGTGGTTTCTGCAAGCAATGAATGCTGTCTTGGAAAGCTGAGCCAAGAGGAGGAGCCAGATTTTCCTACATTGTGTGAAATAGATGAAAATTTAGATAAAATGAAGCTGCTGGatactgaaaaatcttttgaagAGCCAGACCTTACAGACCAAGAGTTTTTGGAATGTGACAGTGTACTTGGTGTTCAAACATCACTGACACCAAAGGAAAGTGATGAAACTGGTAGGGAAGACCAACAGCAACTCTCTCTGATACACAGTGCTCTGTCAGATCCTTCTGTTCTCCACTTTGACATCTCTAATGATGTTTATTCAGATAACACTTCCATTTCTGGGTGGAATTTTGAAAGTGCAATCAAAGCTAAATCTAGTACTAGCACTGCCGAATGGGTAGCAGACGCTCGTGAAAGTAAGACTGAGAAATCTGCCTCAAGTGATGAAGAGGATATTTATGGGCATAGCTTACCGTATTCATCCTCGGAGACTAGCATGCCTGAAGTTGGTGCTGGGCCTGGTTCCCAGGATGTGGCCAAGATAAGCCTAGATGAAATGGTGCTGTTAAAATCTGATCAG TTTGCAGAGAGCTGGATGGGATACTCTGGCCCTGGTTATGGCATCCTGAGCCTGGTTGTCTCAGAGAAGTATATCTGGTGCCTGGACTACAGGGGCAGCCTGTACTGCAGCGCGCTGCCTGCCGCCGGCCTGCGCTGGCAGAAGTTTGAAGACGGTGTCCAGCAGGTGGCAGTTTCCCCCTCAG GGGCTCTTCTCTGGAAGATTGAACAGAAGACTAACAAAGCATTTGCTTGTGGAAAAGTAACTATAAAAGGAAAACGCCACTGGTATGAGGCTTTACCCCAGGCTGTATTTGTAGCTTTAAGTGATGACACTGCCTGGATTATCAGAACAAATGGAGATCTGTATCTGCAAACAG GCCTGAGTGTGGATCGTCCTTGTGCCCGAGCAGTAAAGGTTGACTGCCCTTATCCACTGTCACAGGTTACATCCAGAAATAATGTTGTGTGGGCATTGAGTGAGCAGCGGGCCCTGCTATACCGGGAGGGAGTACGCAGCTTTTGTCCTGAAGGAGAACAGTGGAAGAGTGATATTGTCAG TGAAATGCAAGCTTTGGAACCAGTGTGCATAACCCTTGGAGATCAGCAGACATTATGGGCTTTGGATATCCATGGAAATCTGTGGTTCAGAACTGGTATAGTTTCAAAGAAACCACAAGGAGATGATAACCATTGGTGGCAA gtAAGCATCACTGATTATGTAGTGTTTGACCAATGCAGCCTGTTCCAGACGATAATCCAGGCAACTCATACAGTGGCAACAGCAGCTCAGGCACCTGTGGAGAAGGTGGCCGATAAACTTCGAATGGCATTTTGGTCACAGCAGCTTCAGTGTCAACCCAGCCTCCTTGGAGTTAACGGCAGCGGAGTCTGGATCTCTTCAGGCAAAAATGAATTCCATGTGGCAAAGGGAAACTTAATAG gTACTTACTGGAATAATATTGTGCCTCGTGGTACTGCTTCTGCGacaaaatggatttttgtgTTGGCTTCCACAGCTTCATCTAAAGAAG GAAGCTTTCTGTGGCTGTGCCAAAGCAACAAGGATCTGTTTTGTGTCAGTGATCAGAATCCTCAGTTTCGTCCTTCTACGGTGCAGTTGCCACCGGAGGCTGAAATGGTGCACTACTCTGCCTGCCAGGATGCCATTTGGGGTTTGGATAGTCTTGGGCAGATATTTATCAGAACACTTTCATCCAGCTGTCCAACAGGGATGCATTGGACAAAACTGGATCTCTCTCAACTAG GTGCTGTAAAGCTGATCAGCTTGACCTGTGGAAATCAGCATGTTTGGGCCTGTGACACCAGTGGTGGCATTTATTTCCGTGTAGGAACTCAACCTCTTAACCCCAGTTTGATGCTTCCTGCGTGGATAATGATTGAGCCACCTATACAG CCGGTAGGAATCAACTTGGTCAGCATTCATTCAAGTCCAAATGATCAGATGTTGTGGGCAATTGATAGCAAATGGAATGTCCATGTACGAGTTGGAATTACAGATGAAATGCCTGTAGGCACTGACTGGGAACATGTACCAG GTTTGCAGGCTTGTCAACTGGCTATAAGTACAAGAACTGTTTGGGCACGCTGTCCAAATGGAGATGTAGCTCGTCGATATGGCATAACTGACAAGAATCCAGCAGGAGACTACTGGAAGAAGATTCCTGGAAATGTCTCACGTTTAACAG TGACCCCTCTAGATGAACTGTGGGCGATCAGTGCTTCAGGATCCCTTCTCCAGCGCCTCACTAAGACCTTTAGCCATTCCCAtagtttgcagaaaaataatgacaacTCTGTTCTGCTTCACCCTGATGATTTTGAAGATGAATGGGAAGTGATATGA
- the TECPR2 gene encoding tectonin beta-propeller repeat-containing protein 2 isoform X1: protein MPVLAMASVASPVIFKEFCPLYYLLNAIPTKIQKGFRSIVVYLTALDTNGDYIAVGSSIGMLYLYCRHLNQMKKYNFEGKCESITFVKLLSCFDDLVALGTASGRVAVFQLVSSLPGRNKQLRRFDVAGIHKSSITALAWSPNGMKLFSGDDKGKIVYSALDLDQGICNSSLVLEEPSSIVQLEYNQKVLLVSTLQRTLLFYTEEKSVKQVGTQPRKNTGKFGACFIPGLCKQSDLTLFAARPGLRLWKSDVHGTVQATFILKDVFAGGIKTFELYPRLEPPDRGSYSSPEKHLGLVSCFFREGWVLTWNEYSIYLLDTVNQALIGGLEGYGDIVSVSCTNNEIFLLKGDRDIIRISSRPEGLSSIVSDVNSKLPNPLTDTSPKLLTPLSVVASVSSGPSVETDKKMVTSPSVVGDKNDSYSLVKDDLETPTLSEKSSDRVGDLNNETRKRGCSVVSESRSRSSSVNSVDSGSSFMICADQLSEAQREGQLSSQRFSTISSEDFDQELIVKPIKVKKKKKKKQESGTRKNHSSLEGTPIYERQLSGDSPHSLNADSFSMTSSLMSGSIDHLSTGSPESIFSVESHTVLQEDNGLETFSVLQSPESATVLINEENGDTVDLQKLPNSDSGMGTSTIIDTLTSVSPLILTEDLTSSVDGEYDGSVVSASNECCLGKLSQEEEPDFPTLCEIDENLDKMKLLDTEKSFEEPDLTDQEFLECDSVLGVQTSLTPKESDETGREDQQQLSLIHSALSDPSVLHFDISNDVYSDNTSISGWNFESAIKAKSSTSTAEWVADARESKTEKSASSDEEDIYGHSLPYSSSETSMPEVGAGPGSQDVAKISLDEMVLLKSDQFAESWMGYSGPGYGILSLVVSEKYIWCLDYRGSLYCSALPAAGLRWQKFEDGVQQVAVSPSGALLWKIEQKTNKAFACGKVTIKGKRHWYEALPQAVFVALSDDTAWIIRTNGDLYLQTGLSVDRPCARAVKVDCPYPLSQVTSRNNVVWALSEQRALLYREGVRSFCPEGEQWKSDIVSEMQALEPVCITLGDQQTLWALDIHGNLWFRTGIVSKKPQGDDNHWWQVSITDYVVFDQCSLFQTIIQATHTVATAAQAPVEKVADKLRMAFWSQQLQCQPSLLGVNGSGVWISSGKNEFHVAKGNLIGTYWNNIVPRGTASATKWIFVLASTASSKEGSFLWLCQSNKDLFCVSDQNPQFRPSTVQLPPEAEMVHYSACQDAIWGLDSLGQIFIRTLSSSCPTGMHWTKLDLSQLGAVKLISLTCGNQHVWACDTSGGIYFRVGTQPLNPSLMLPAWIMIEPPIQPVGINLVSIHSSPNDQMLWAIDSKWNVHVRVGITDEMPVGTDWEHVPGLQACQLAISTRTVWARCPNGDVARRYGITDKNPAGDYWKKIPGNVSRLTVTPLDELWAISASGSLLQRLTKTFSHSHSLQKNNDNSVLLHPDDFEDEWEVI, encoded by the exons ATGCCAGTGCTTGCTATGGCATCTGTGGCTTCACCGGTTATATTTAAGGAGTTTTGTCCATTATATTATCTTCTCAATGCCATTCCTACAAAGATCCAAAAAGGCTTTCGCTCTATTGTGGTATACCTCACAGCACTTGATACCAATGGAGACTACATTGCTGTGGGGAGCAGCATTGGAATGCTTTATCTCTACTGCAGACATTTAAACcagatgaaaaaatacaattttgag GGAAAGTGTGAATCTATTActtttgtaaagctgttgagtTGTTTCGATGATCTAGTTGCTCTTGGTACAGCCTCAGGTCGGGTTGCAGTTTTTCAGCTTGTGTCTTCATTACctggaagaaacaaacag CTTCGGAGATTTGACGTTGCTGGTATCCACAAAAGTAGCATTACAGCTTTAGCTTGGAGTCCCAATGGAATGAAATTATTCTCTGGAGATGACAAAGGGAAGATTGTTTACTCTGCCCTAGACCTAGACCAG GGTATTTGCAACTCCAGCCTTGTATTGGAAGAGCCATCTTCAATTGTCCAGTTGGAATACAACCAGAAGGTGCTGCTTGTCTCTACTTTACAACGGACTCTACTTTTTtacacagaagagaaatctgTCAAGCAAGTTGGAACACAGCCCAGAAAAAA cACTGGCAAATTTGGAGCATGTTTTATACCTGGCCTATGTAAACAGAGTGACCTGACACTATTTGCTGCCAGACCTGGGCTTCGTCTCTGGAAGTCTGATGTTCATGGAACTGTTCAGGCCACGTTCATATTGAAAGATGTATTTGCTGGAGGAATAAAAACTTTTGAACTGTATCCTCGTTTGGAACCACCTGACAGAGGAAGTTACAGCTCCCCAGAGAAGCACCTTGGGCTTGTTTCGTGCTTTTTCCGAGAAGGATGGGTGCTGACCTGGAATGAATACAGCATCTACTTACTAGACACTGTGAACCAG GCTTTGATTGGTGGCTTGGAAGGATATGGTGATATCGTGTCTGTATCCTGTACCAAcaatgagatttttctcttaaaggGAGATAGAGACATAATAAGAATTTCAAGCAGACCTGAAGGACTGTCATCAATAG TTTCAGATGTGAATTCAAAATTGCCGAATCCTTTAACAGATACGAGTCCTAAATTGCTGACCCCATTATCAGTAGTTGCATCTGTATCATCTGGCCCTTCAGtggaaacagataaaaaaatggTTACTTCCCCTTCAGTTGTTGGTGATAAAAATGACTCTTATTCTTTAGTGAAAGATGATCTGGAAACTCCAACGCTATCGGAGAAAAGTTCTGATAGAGTGGGAGACTTGAacaatgaaacaagaaaaaggggCTGCTCTGTAGTAAGTGAATCAAGAAGCAGGAGCAGTTCAGTAAATTCTGTGGACAGTGGCTCTAGCTTTATGATATGTGCAGACCAACTTTCAGAAGCTCAGAGAGAAGGTCAACTTTCTTCCCAACGGTTCAGCACAATCAGCTCTGAAGATTTTGATCAAGAACTCATTGTAAAGCCaattaaagtgaaaaagaaaaaaaagaagaaacaag AAAGTGGGACCAGGAAAAACCACAGCTCTCTGGAAGGTACACCAATTTATGAGCGTCAGCTTTCGGGTGATAGTCCACATTCATTGAATGCAGACTCATTTTCCATGACTTCCAGCCTAATGAGTGGCAGCATTGATCATTTGAGTACTGGATCTCCAGAAAGCATCTTCAGTGTGGAGTCCCATACCGTCTTGCAGGAAGATAATGGTTTGGAAACTTTCAGTGTCCTACAGTCTCCTGAGTCTGCGACTGTActaattaatgaagaaaatggagataCGGTTGATTTACAGAAACTTCCAAACAGTGACAGTGGCATGGGTACTTCAACTATTATAGATACTTTGACATCTGTCTCTCCTCTAATCCTCACAGAAGACTTGACAAGCAGTGTTGATGGTGAATATGATGGTAGTGTGGTTTCTGCAAGCAATGAATGCTGTCTTGGAAAGCTGAGCCAAGAGGAGGAGCCAGATTTTCCTACATTGTGTGAAATAGATGAAAATTTAGATAAAATGAAGCTGCTGGatactgaaaaatcttttgaagAGCCAGACCTTACAGACCAAGAGTTTTTGGAATGTGACAGTGTACTTGGTGTTCAAACATCACTGACACCAAAGGAAAGTGATGAAACTGGTAGGGAAGACCAACAGCAACTCTCTCTGATACACAGTGCTCTGTCAGATCCTTCTGTTCTCCACTTTGACATCTCTAATGATGTTTATTCAGATAACACTTCCATTTCTGGGTGGAATTTTGAAAGTGCAATCAAAGCTAAATCTAGTACTAGCACTGCCGAATGGGTAGCAGACGCTCGTGAAAGTAAGACTGAGAAATCTGCCTCAAGTGATGAAGAGGATATTTATGGGCATAGCTTACCGTATTCATCCTCGGAGACTAGCATGCCTGAAGTTGGTGCTGGGCCTGGTTCCCAGGATGTGGCCAAGATAAGCCTAGATGAAATGGTGCTGTTAAAATCTGATCAG TTTGCAGAGAGCTGGATGGGATACTCTGGCCCTGGTTATGGCATCCTGAGCCTGGTTGTCTCAGAGAAGTATATCTGGTGCCTGGACTACAGGGGCAGCCTGTACTGCAGCGCGCTGCCTGCCGCCGGCCTGCGCTGGCAGAAGTTTGAAGACGGTGTCCAGCAGGTGGCAGTTTCCCCCTCAG GGGCTCTTCTCTGGAAGATTGAACAGAAGACTAACAAAGCATTTGCTTGTGGAAAAGTAACTATAAAAGGAAAACGCCACTGGTATGAGGCTTTACCCCAGGCTGTATTTGTAGCTTTAAGTGATGACACTGCCTGGATTATCAGAACAAATGGAGATCTGTATCTGCAAACAG GCCTGAGTGTGGATCGTCCTTGTGCCCGAGCAGTAAAGGTTGACTGCCCTTATCCACTGTCACAGGTTACATCCAGAAATAATGTTGTGTGGGCATTGAGTGAGCAGCGGGCCCTGCTATACCGGGAGGGAGTACGCAGCTTTTGTCCTGAAGGAGAACAGTGGAAGAGTGATATTGTCAG TGAAATGCAAGCTTTGGAACCAGTGTGCATAACCCTTGGAGATCAGCAGACATTATGGGCTTTGGATATCCATGGAAATCTGTGGTTCAGAACTGGTATAGTTTCAAAGAAACCACAAGGAGATGATAACCATTGGTGGCAA gtAAGCATCACTGATTATGTAGTGTTTGACCAATGCAGCCTGTTCCAGACGATAATCCAGGCAACTCATACAGTGGCAACAGCAGCTCAGGCACCTGTGGAGAAGGTGGCCGATAAACTTCGAATGGCATTTTGGTCACAGCAGCTTCAGTGTCAACCCAGCCTCCTTGGAGTTAACGGCAGCGGAGTCTGGATCTCTTCAGGCAAAAATGAATTCCATGTGGCAAAGGGAAACTTAATAG gTACTTACTGGAATAATATTGTGCCTCGTGGTACTGCTTCTGCGacaaaatggatttttgtgTTGGCTTCCACAGCTTCATCTAAAGAAG GAAGCTTTCTGTGGCTGTGCCAAAGCAACAAGGATCTGTTTTGTGTCAGTGATCAGAATCCTCAGTTTCGTCCTTCTACGGTGCAGTTGCCACCGGAGGCTGAAATGGTGCACTACTCTGCCTGCCAGGATGCCATTTGGGGTTTGGATAGTCTTGGGCAGATATTTATCAGAACACTTTCATCCAGCTGTCCAACAGGGATGCATTGGACAAAACTGGATCTCTCTCAACTAG GTGCTGTAAAGCTGATCAGCTTGACCTGTGGAAATCAGCATGTTTGGGCCTGTGACACCAGTGGTGGCATTTATTTCCGTGTAGGAACTCAACCTCTTAACCCCAGTTTGATGCTTCCTGCGTGGATAATGATTGAGCCACCTATACAG CCGGTAGGAATCAACTTGGTCAGCATTCATTCAAGTCCAAATGATCAGATGTTGTGGGCAATTGATAGCAAATGGAATGTCCATGTACGAGTTGGAATTACAGATGAAATGCCTGTAGGCACTGACTGGGAACATGTACCAG GTTTGCAGGCTTGTCAACTGGCTATAAGTACAAGAACTGTTTGGGCACGCTGTCCAAATGGAGATGTAGCTCGTCGATATGGCATAACTGACAAGAATCCAGCAGGAGACTACTGGAAGAAGATTCCTGGAAATGTCTCACGTTTAACAG TGACCCCTCTAGATGAACTGTGGGCGATCAGTGCTTCAGGATCCCTTCTCCAGCGCCTCACTAAGACCTTTAGCCATTCCCAtagtttgcagaaaaataatgacaacTCTGTTCTGCTTCACCCTGATGATTTTGAAGATGAATGGGAAGTGATATGA